A single genomic interval of Prunus dulcis chromosome 5, ALMONDv2, whole genome shotgun sequence harbors:
- the LOC117627895 gene encoding monocopper oxidase-like protein SKU5, protein MASLSFLAVFLVHICLFASFSSAEDPNIYHEFEVSYITASPLGVPQQVIAINGNFPGPTINVTTNNNVIVNVRNKLDENLLITWAGIQQRRSSWQDGVPGTNCPIPPKWNWTYNFQVKDQIGSFFYFPSLNLQRASGGFGGFIINNRAIIPIPFATPDGDITILIGDWYTRNHTALRKALDAGKDLGIPDGVLINGKGPYQYNNTLVPDGIDYATFEVKPGKTYRLRVHNVGVSTTLNFRIQNHNLLLAESEGSYTVQQNYTSLDIHVGQSFSFLVTMDQNASSDYYVVASARFVNETHWKKVTGVAILHYTNSKGKAAGPLPEAPNDEFDKTYSMNQARSIRWNVSASGARPNPQGSFRYGSINVTDVYVLKNKPPVVINGRRRTTLSGISFVNPSTPIRLADWKKLKGVYKLDFPTRPLTGAPRLETSVINGTFRGFIEIILQNNDTKMQSYHVDGYAFFVVGMDYGDWTENSRGTYNKWDGIARSTVQVYPGAWTAILISLDNVGVWNIRAENLDSWYLGQETYIRVVNPEATNKTELPAPDNALFCGALSKLQKPEDISSATSIIINESKLFFTLLMIICTLIPIFY, encoded by the exons ATGGCTTCTTTGAGCTTCTTAGCTGTGTTTCTCGTCCACATTTGCTTATTTGCGAGCTTTTCTTCCGCTGAGGATCCAAATATTTACCACGAGTTTGAGGTCTCTTACATCACTGCTTCTCCTCTGGGTGTCCCTCAACAG GTTATTGCCATTAATGGAAATTTTCCAGGTCCTACTATCAATGTAACTACTAACAACAATGTCATTGTCAATGTTCGGAACAAATTGGACGAGAATCTGCTCATTACTTG GGCTGGAATCCAGCAACGCCGTAGTTCATGGCAAGATGGGGTTCCTGGAACCAATTGTCCAATTCcgccaaagtggaattggacTTACAATTTTCAGGTTAAGGATCAGATTGGGAGCTTCTTTTACTTTCCTTCTCTTAATCTTCAGAGAGCATCTGGAGGATTTGGTGgctttattataaataaccgGGCTATAATTCCCATTCCTTTTGCAACCCCAGATGGGGATATAACCATTTTGATTGGTGACTGGTACACAAGAAACCATACG GCTTTGAGAAAGGCCCTTGATGCCGGGAAAGACCTTGGGATACCAGATGGTGTTCTTATCAATGGGAAAGGTCCTTaccaatacaacaatacactTGTTCCAGATGGCATCGATTATGCAACATTTGAAGTAAAACCAG GTAAAACCTACCGTCTTCGTGTCCACAATGTTGGGGTGTCAACTACTCTAAATTTCAGGATCCAGAACCATAATCTTCTTCTAGCAGAGTCAGAGGGATCATATACAGTGCAACAGAATTATACAAGCTTAGATATACACGTCGGgcaatctttttcttttctggtaaCCATGGATCAGAATGCAAGTTCTGATTATTATGTTGTGGCAAGTGCTAGATTTGTGAATGAGACACACTGGAAAAAAGTTACTGGAGTTGCAATCCTGCACTATACTAATTCTAAAGGAAAAGCAGCTGGGCCCCTTCCAGAGGCACCAAATGATGAATTTGACAAAACCTACTCAATGAACCAGGCAAGATCAATCAG ATGGAATGTATCAGCTAGTGGTGCACGCCCTAATCCACAGGGGTCTTTTAGATACGGCTCAATCAATGTAACTGATGTTTATGTGTTGAAAAACAAGCCACCTGTAGTGATCAATGGGAGACGCCGGACAACACTCAGCGGAATCTCATTTGTAAATCCTTCTACACCAATCAGGCTTGCTGACTGGAAAAAATTGAAGGGTGTTTATAAGCTTGACTTCCCAACTAGGCCACTTACGGGAGCACCCAGACTGGAAACATCTGTGATTAATGGAACATTTAGAGGATTTATAGAAATCATACTACAGAACAATGACACCAAGATGCAGAGCTACCATGTAGATGGATAtgcattttttgttgtcgG GATGGACTATGGTGACTGGACAGAGAATAGCAGGGGCACATATAATAAATGGGATGGGATAGCCCGTTCCACAGTACAG GTTTATCCTGGGGCATGGACAGCAATCTTGATATCTCTGGACAATGTTGGAGTCTGGAACATTAGAGCTGAAAACCTCGACTCATGGTATCTTGGCCAAGAAACTTATATCAGAGTTGTCAATCCAGAAGCGACTAACAAAACTGAGTTGCCTGCACCAGACAATGCCCTATTTTGTGGCGCCCTCAGCAAATTGCAGAA GCCGGAAGATATCTCTTCGGCAACATCAATCATTATCAATGAATCAAAGTTGTTCTTCACGCTGCTGATGATCATCTGCACTTTGATCCCCATTTTCTACTAG